From the Ruminiclostridium josui JCM 17888 genome, one window contains:
- a CDS encoding Blp family class II bacteriocin translates to MTYAMNLNNIGFAELTQDEMMCVDGGNLFGDVCKVVTCATVSAVIGAIVSPYATPAGGYIAGVVSYEIISQAWDKAFK, encoded by the coding sequence ATGACATATGCTATGAACTTAAACAATATTGGTTTTGCTGAGTTAACACAGGATGAAATGATGTGTGTTGATGGAGGGAACCTTTTTGGTGATGTTTGCAAAGTTGTTACTTGTGCTACTGTAAGTGCGGTAATTGGCGCTATAGTTTCTCCATATGCTACACCAGCAGGAGGATATATAGCAGGAGTAGTATCATATGAGATAATATCCCAAGCGTGGGATAAAGCTTTCAAATAG
- a CDS encoding response regulator transcription factor, with amino-acid sequence MLNSFLSQEDDIFVKASANSKVEAVRLAADIKIDVIIMDINLSENLKDGVAAALEIKEFSNAKIIMLTSYNDDELIKDSFEVGAVDYLLKEDYLDLPNTIRKTFNNRSSIQVILDDYARLKKDERLRELTTAEKEVFELMEQGLSHSQIAAKLSKTNNTLRTQVKNILKKLGAKNSKEAIKKIKFKGLFEKYNYKN; translated from the coding sequence ATATTAAATTCTTTTCTTTCGCAGGAGGATGATATATTTGTTAAAGCTTCAGCAAACAGTAAAGTCGAGGCTGTACGGCTGGCAGCAGATATCAAAATAGATGTAATAATTATGGACATTAACTTGTCGGAAAACCTTAAGGATGGGGTGGCTGCAGCACTTGAAATAAAGGAATTTTCCAATGCTAAAATAATCATGCTTACTTCGTATAACGATGACGAATTAATCAAAGATTCCTTTGAAGTTGGGGCTGTAGATTACCTTCTAAAAGAAGATTATTTGGACTTGCCAAACACAATAAGAAAAACTTTCAACAATCGCTCGTCAATACAGGTAATTCTTGATGATTATGCAAGACTTAAAAAAGATGAAAGGTTAAGGGAATTGACAACAGCAGAAAAAGAAGTATTTGAACTTATGGAACAAGGGCTTTCCCATTCACAAATTGCTGCAAAATTATCAAAGACAAACAACACGTTGCGTACACAGGTCAAGAATATACTAAAAAAACTTGGAGCTAAAAATAGTAAAGAAGCTATTAAAAAAATAAAATTTAAAGGTCTTTTCGAAAAATATAACTACAAAAATTAA
- the istA gene encoding IS21 family transposase, with the protein MIKMAQLEDIRKMYFMEDLSIREISRRTGMHRDTISKYISMDEPKPPKYKLTKERSHPVLGPYIPMIKQIIEDDKTRHRKQRHTGTKIFETLKKEGFLGGYNTVMDYLRKEYRKQKEAFLPLEFELGAYAEVDWTEAYFYLKGKETKAHLFVMKLRGSGGFYVRAYPFEKQEAFFDGHIKCFEFMNGVPYKIAYDNLKTAVKKILEGSNREEQEQFIALRTHYLYESSFCRPAKGSDKGGVENAGKEAVRRFFVPYPEVDSFEELNEYLHNECIKILESNPKWEAERAALRPLPTVRFDGARYKEAKVNRYSMVQFETNRYSVPTIYVGEKVTVKATADEVKILYKGTMIASHPRIYGRYQEQIKLDHYLELLLQKSRALGNTKVYKPQMLAPVYEQYRRSLNARSPRGNREFVKILMLHRDYPTALVTEAIEIAMAYNVYSYDGLFNILGQLLVSGNPKTAPVSKDKLQGIPEVVVIPPDLSKYSALMSGGGQ; encoded by the coding sequence ATGATTAAGATGGCACAATTAGAGGATATCAGAAAAATGTACTTCATGGAAGACCTAAGTATCAGGGAAATAAGCCGCAGAACTGGAATGCACAGGGATACGATCTCAAAATATATTTCCATGGATGAACCAAAACCGCCGAAATATAAGTTGACAAAAGAACGTAGCCATCCGGTATTAGGCCCATACATACCAATGATCAAGCAAATAATAGAAGACGATAAAACAAGGCATCGTAAGCAGCGTCACACAGGGACTAAAATATTTGAGACACTTAAAAAAGAAGGCTTCTTGGGCGGATACAATACTGTAATGGATTACCTGAGGAAGGAATACAGAAAGCAAAAGGAAGCTTTCCTGCCATTGGAGTTCGAACTGGGGGCCTATGCAGAAGTGGACTGGACAGAAGCATACTTTTATCTGAAAGGCAAAGAAACCAAGGCACATTTGTTTGTAATGAAGTTGAGAGGATCAGGCGGATTCTACGTAAGAGCATACCCTTTTGAGAAACAGGAAGCATTTTTTGATGGGCATATCAAATGCTTTGAGTTTATGAACGGTGTACCATACAAGATAGCATATGACAATCTAAAAACGGCAGTGAAGAAGATACTCGAAGGCAGCAACAGAGAAGAACAGGAGCAATTTATCGCCTTACGTACCCATTACCTTTATGAATCTTCATTCTGCCGGCCAGCAAAGGGAAGCGATAAAGGCGGTGTGGAGAATGCAGGCAAAGAGGCTGTGCGAAGGTTCTTCGTACCCTACCCTGAGGTTGATTCCTTTGAGGAGTTGAATGAATATCTGCACAACGAATGCATAAAGATTTTGGAAAGTAATCCGAAATGGGAGGCGGAAAGGGCTGCTTTGAGGCCATTACCGACAGTAAGGTTTGATGGCGCGAGGTATAAAGAAGCAAAGGTCAACCGCTATTCTATGGTACAGTTTGAAACTAACCGATACTCTGTTCCCACGATATATGTGGGAGAGAAAGTCACTGTTAAAGCTACAGCAGATGAAGTAAAAATACTATACAAAGGGACAATGATAGCAAGCCATCCAAGGATATACGGACGATACCAGGAGCAGATAAAGCTTGATCACTATCTGGAACTGCTGCTGCAAAAATCACGCGCCCTGGGCAACACAAAAGTATATAAACCTCAGATGCTGGCACCCGTTTATGAGCAGTATCGTCGAAGCTTAAATGCAAGAAGTCCGAGAGGCAACAGGGAATTCGTAAAGATACTTATGCTGCACAGGGATTACCCTACGGCACTGGTGACAGAAGCTATTGAAATAGCTATGGCATACAATGTATACAGTTATGACGGTTTATTTAACATATTAGGACAGCTGCTGGTCTCAGGCAATCCTAAGACGGCTCCTGTCAGCAAAGACAAGCTTCAGGGCATCCCCGAGGTTGTTGTAATACCTCCTGATCTCAGCAAATACAGCGCTCTCATGTCAGGAGGTGGGCAATAA
- the istB gene encoding IS21-like element ISCth9 family helper ATPase IstB: MPVNKMLIETYLKKLKMPQVAKTYESLAREAADNNLDYEEYLLCVLEQEVHQRENNRIQRGIRQAGFPVIKTIESFDFLAIPSLNKPRVLKLMQGEYIRRRENVILIGNSGVGKTHIATALGYEACRQGMKVKFYTAAGLINELLAAQQEYRLNKFEKQWLAPQLVILDELGYVPFNKVGAELLFQFCSSRYERGSLIITTNLEFPKWTEVLGDEQMTAALLDRLTHNAHILNINGESYRFKQALSKQANND; this comes from the coding sequence ATGCCGGTCAATAAAATGCTTATTGAAACTTACTTGAAGAAGCTAAAAATGCCTCAGGTGGCAAAAACCTATGAATCCCTGGCAAGAGAAGCCGCAGACAACAATCTGGATTATGAAGAATATCTGCTGTGTGTGCTGGAGCAGGAAGTACACCAGCGGGAGAACAACCGGATTCAGAGAGGGATACGACAAGCGGGCTTCCCCGTAATCAAAACGATTGAAAGCTTTGACTTCCTTGCCATACCTTCTTTGAACAAACCACGGGTATTGAAACTCATGCAGGGAGAATATATCCGAAGAAGAGAAAATGTCATTTTGATAGGCAACTCCGGAGTAGGGAAAACCCATATTGCAACTGCGCTCGGTTACGAGGCTTGTCGGCAGGGTATGAAGGTCAAATTCTATACGGCAGCTGGTTTGATAAATGAATTGCTTGCAGCACAGCAGGAATATCGTCTTAACAAGTTCGAAAAGCAATGGCTGGCGCCGCAATTAGTGATCCTTGACGAATTGGGCTATGTGCCCTTCAATAAAGTCGGAGCTGAATTATTGTTCCAGTTCTGCTCCTCCCGATATGAGAGAGGCAGCCTGATCATAACTACAAACTTAGAATTTCCAAAATGGACGGAGGTGTTAGGCGATGAACAAATGACAGCTGCCCTGCTTGACCGCCTGACCCATAATGCACACATACTGAACATCAATGGTGAAAGCTACAGGTTTAAGCAGGCTCTTTCCAAGCAGGCAAATAATGACTGA
- a CDS encoding sensor histidine kinase encodes MGVRVKFEKYRLDSTIKAITSGTSIMNHSIKNEIIKIGMCTNTIKSKLKNQNINIPDIDENIGFILDSSDYLTKMVKHIQKHIQEITLNEQVNNVKDIFTNSINMVIPFIKNKEIILENNFDNDLFIKCDSLHIQEVFHNILKNAIEAMEKAGKLKIDTVSNKSTFIIAISDIGCGISKENLPYVFDPFFSTKRTSNNFGLGLSYCVNVMNLHGGKLEVISEKNVGTTIQIIFHKSRVSGLLDKLIKRSLVNG; translated from the coding sequence ATGGGGGTTAGAGTTAAATTTGAAAAATATCGTTTGGACAGTACTATTAAGGCTATAACCTCAGGAACATCAATTATGAATCATAGTATAAAGAATGAGATTATAAAAATAGGAATGTGTACAAATACGATTAAATCCAAGCTTAAAAATCAAAATATCAATATCCCGGATATTGACGAAAATATTGGATTTATTCTTGATTCTAGTGATTACCTTACAAAGATGGTTAAGCATATTCAGAAGCATATTCAAGAGATTACCTTGAACGAGCAGGTTAATAATGTTAAGGATATATTTACAAACTCTATAAACATGGTAATTCCATTTATCAAAAATAAAGAAATCATACTGGAAAACAATTTTGACAATGACCTTTTTATTAAATGTGATAGCCTTCATATTCAGGAAGTGTTTCATAATATATTAAAAAATGCCATAGAAGCGATGGAAAAGGCAGGTAAACTCAAGATAGATACTGTTTCAAATAAATCAACATTTATTATTGCTATAAGTGACATTGGATGTGGAATATCAAAAGAAAATCTTCCTTATGTATTTGATCCGTTTTTTTCTACAAAACGAACCAGTAATAATTTTGGACTGGGGCTATCATACTGTGTTAACGTTATGAACTTACATGGTGGTAAATTGGAAGTAATCAGCGAAAAAAATGTGGGAACAACGATACAAATTATTTTTCATAAAAGTAGAGTATCCGGTTTGCTTGATAAGCTAATCAAAAGGAGTTTGGTCAATGGATAA
- the sigH gene encoding RNA polymerase sporulation sigma factor SigH yields MKTNLKAEVYQTYSGMVDEDVILEARAGDQQALEYIINKYKSFVRAKARTYFLIGADREDIIQEGMIGLFKAIRDFKGDKLSSFRAFAELCITRQIITAIKTATRQKHIPLNSYVSLNKPIFDEESDRTLMDIISEESISDPEELIINREEFKGIESKMGEILSSLEWEVLTSYLDGKSYQEIAEDLDRHVKSIDNALQRVKRKLEKYLEEQKA; encoded by the coding sequence TTGAAAACAAACTTAAAGGCTGAGGTCTATCAAACATATTCTGGTATGGTTGATGAAGATGTAATACTAGAGGCTAGAGCAGGTGACCAACAAGCTCTGGAATATATTATTAACAAGTATAAAAGTTTTGTTAGGGCTAAAGCCAGAACATACTTTCTTATAGGTGCGGACAGAGAAGACATAATTCAGGAAGGAATGATTGGACTTTTTAAAGCTATACGAGACTTTAAAGGGGACAAGCTTTCATCCTTCAGGGCATTTGCAGAACTCTGTATTACCAGACAAATAATTACCGCTATTAAAACTGCTACCAGACAAAAACATATTCCGCTTAATTCATATGTATCTTTGAATAAGCCTATTTTTGACGAAGAATCTGACCGAACTTTGATGGATATAATCAGTGAGGAAAGCATAAGTGATCCGGAAGAGTTGATTATAAACAGGGAAGAGTTTAAAGGAATAGAAAGTAAGATGGGTGAGATTCTGAGTTCTCTTGAATGGGAGGTTTTGACCTCATACCTAGACGGAAAATCATACCAAGAGATTGCGGAAGATTTGGACAGGCATGTAAAATCTATTGATAATGCGCTACAGCGTGTAAAACGTAAATTGGAGAAATATCTAGAAGAACAAAAAGCCTAA
- the rlmB gene encoding 23S rRNA (guanosine(2251)-2'-O)-methyltransferase RlmB — MAEARNRKSGNSRFDRKNFSGDSKKRGIKGDERKGFKSESAKRGFYGAPVKNTEFENLEMVNAVPEESDKLEGRNSVMEALKANRTINKLFIAKGEKEGSIRQIIAIARQKGIITTEVDKNILDGMSTTRSHQGVIAYVAVKEYVEVDDILAAAQEKGEPPFIIILDEISDPHNFGAILRTANAVGAHGVIIPKRRAIGLTSTVSKASAGAVEYVPVSRVTNISQTIEYLKKNNVWVVGTDSTGEKAFYESDLKGPIALVVGSEGEGMGKLVREKCDFVVNIPMHGEISSLNASVAAAIVMYEILKQRGK, encoded by the coding sequence ATGGCGGAAGCAAGAAACAGAAAATCAGGTAATTCCCGTTTTGATAGAAAGAATTTTTCTGGAGACAGTAAAAAACGCGGGATAAAAGGGGATGAGCGCAAGGGGTTCAAGAGCGAGTCTGCAAAGAGAGGATTCTATGGGGCACCAGTAAAAAATACCGAGTTTGAAAACCTTGAAATGGTGAATGCTGTTCCCGAGGAAAGCGACAAGTTGGAGGGAAGAAACTCTGTAATGGAGGCTCTGAAAGCCAACAGGACCATCAACAAGCTATTTATAGCCAAGGGCGAAAAAGAAGGTTCTATTAGACAAATTATAGCTATTGCAAGGCAAAAAGGGATTATCACAACTGAGGTTGACAAAAATATACTGGATGGAATGTCTACAACCAGATCCCACCAAGGGGTTATAGCTTATGTGGCAGTCAAGGAATATGTGGAGGTGGACGATATACTTGCAGCTGCTCAGGAGAAGGGAGAACCTCCGTTTATTATCATACTGGATGAGATTTCTGATCCACATAATTTCGGGGCAATCTTAAGAACAGCTAATGCTGTTGGAGCTCATGGAGTAATTATTCCAAAGAGAAGGGCCATAGGACTGACTTCCACGGTTTCAAAGGCATCAGCGGGAGCAGTGGAGTACGTGCCTGTATCAAGAGTAACCAATATTTCACAGACTATAGAATATCTAAAGAAAAACAATGTCTGGGTTGTTGGAACTGACTCTACAGGTGAAAAAGCTTTTTATGAAAGCGATTTAAAGGGCCCCATAGCTCTCGTTGTGGGAAGTGAAGGCGAAGGAATGGGTAAACTTGTAAGAGAGAAATGTGATTTTGTTGTTAATATCCCTATGCATGGGGAAATCAGCTCATTAAATGCGTCTGTTGCAGCAGCTATAGTTATGTATGAAATACTAAAGCAAAGAGGTAAATAA
- a CDS encoding Mini-ribonuclease 3, giving the protein MFEETIQNMRKDFDIKPMDVMNLQPLVLAYIGDAVYEVYIRTMLVINNKSNVNMLHKMSVKYVKAKSQADIVHRVNDKLTAEEQDIVRRGRNAKSATVPKHADVTDYRYSTGFEALIGYLYLTNNYERLMEILRLAVEE; this is encoded by the coding sequence ATGTTTGAAGAAACCATACAAAACATGCGCAAAGATTTTGATATTAAACCGATGGACGTGATGAATCTTCAGCCATTGGTTTTAGCTTATATAGGGGATGCGGTTTATGAAGTCTATATACGTACTATGCTTGTAATAAACAACAAGTCAAATGTAAATATGCTTCATAAAATGTCTGTCAAGTATGTTAAGGCAAAGTCTCAGGCAGATATAGTTCACCGTGTTAATGACAAACTGACTGCGGAAGAGCAGGATATTGTCAGAAGAGGCCGTAATGCTAAATCAGCTACGGTGCCTAAACATGCAGATGTTACGGACTACAGGTATTCTACTGGCTTTGAGGCTTTGATAGGATATTTATACCTTACAAATAACTATGAACGTCTTATGGAAATTCTAAGACTGGCAGTTGAGGAATAA
- a CDS encoding exodeoxyribonuclease III, whose protein sequence is MTKLVSWNVNGLRACIGKGFWDFFKKVDADIFCVQETKLQEGQIELELEGYEHYWNYAAKKGYSGTAIFTKIKPLSSSCGIGIEEHDNEGRVITLEFEDYFLVNVYTPNSKRELERLEYRMKWEDDFRVYLKQLEKTKPVIVCGDMNVAHQEIDIKNPKSNKRSAGFTMEEREKFSELLAQGFVDTFRTLYPDKTEAYTWWSYMFKAREKNAGWRIDYFCVSEALKDRIVDAEIYSDVMGSDHCPVGLTIKCE, encoded by the coding sequence ATGACAAAGCTTGTTTCATGGAATGTGAATGGACTTAGAGCATGTATTGGCAAAGGCTTTTGGGATTTTTTCAAAAAGGTGGATGCCGATATATTTTGTGTTCAGGAAACAAAGCTTCAGGAAGGGCAGATTGAACTGGAGCTTGAAGGGTATGAACATTATTGGAATTATGCTGCTAAAAAAGGATACTCAGGTACAGCTATTTTTACAAAAATAAAGCCTTTATCATCTTCCTGCGGAATCGGTATCGAAGAACACGATAATGAAGGAAGAGTTATAACTCTGGAGTTTGAAGATTACTTTTTAGTAAACGTATATACGCCAAACTCCAAGAGAGAGCTTGAAAGACTGGAATATCGCATGAAGTGGGAAGATGACTTCAGGGTGTACCTGAAGCAGCTGGAGAAGACCAAACCTGTTATAGTTTGCGGAGACATGAATGTGGCTCACCAGGAAATAGATATAAAGAATCCTAAGTCAAATAAGAGAAGTGCAGGCTTTACCATGGAGGAAAGAGAAAAATTCTCGGAACTTTTGGCCCAGGGGTTTGTGGATACTTTCAGAACTCTGTATCCTGATAAAACAGAAGCCTACACATGGTGGTCATATATGTTTAAAGCAAGAGAAAAGAATGCAGGATGGAGAATAGATTATTTTTGTGTATCAGAAGCACTAAAGGATAGAATTGTAGATGCTGAAATATATTCTGACGTTATGGGTTCTGACCATTGTCCTGTAGGATTGACAATTAAGTGTGAATAA
- a CDS encoding NlpC/P60 family protein encodes MNKLQEFIGIIRSKIGSGYVYGGQNDTPLTKEALAALVKQFGRSHYYFDGYSAERWLGKEYYDCSGLIVYALRKMKLIASTADYTSQQIFSKLCKAIGVNDLQAGDLCFNKSASGIVHVGVFVGNGRVIHARGTFYGVVETQLFSSFNTFGRLNFFANEKPEAVIKPENSFKKAKVKTSVNEQPFDNTASIGTINADSLVQVTGKTDNGWYQIKLNGKTGFVKVNTLDDYNELVKAIAFLSQNAGIDNVYWYNHSGDTKWLDVCFIKIAKAFGANLN; translated from the coding sequence ATGAACAAGCTGCAGGAATTTATAGGGATTATCAGGTCAAAGATTGGCAGCGGATATGTTTATGGAGGACAGAATGATACGCCTTTAACCAAGGAAGCCTTGGCTGCATTGGTTAAACAGTTTGGAAGATCCCATTATTATTTTGACGGTTACTCCGCTGAAAGATGGTTGGGTAAAGAATATTATGATTGTTCGGGATTAATTGTGTATGCACTAAGAAAAATGAAACTTATTGCAAGTACTGCTGATTATACCTCCCAGCAGATATTTTCTAAGCTATGCAAAGCTATAGGTGTAAATGATTTACAAGCAGGAGATTTATGCTTTAATAAATCAGCTTCAGGTATTGTTCATGTAGGAGTATTCGTAGGCAATGGTAGAGTTATTCATGCAAGAGGAACTTTTTATGGAGTAGTTGAAACACAGCTGTTTTCATCCTTTAATACTTTTGGCAGACTGAATTTCTTTGCCAACGAAAAACCTGAAGCGGTTATTAAGCCTGAAAATTCTTTTAAAAAAGCAAAAGTTAAAACTTCGGTAAATGAACAGCCATTTGATAATACTGCAAGCATAGGAACCATAAATGCAGACAGTCTTGTACAAGTGACAGGAAAAACCGACAACGGATGGTATCAGATAAAATTAAACGGAAAAACTGGTTTTGTAAAAGTGAATACGCTGGATGATTATAATGAATTGGTAAAGGCTATTGCCTTTTTAAGCCAAAATGCGGGTATTGACAATGTTTACTGGTATAATCACAGTGGGGATACTAAATGGTTGGATGTCTGCTTTATTAAAATTGCAAAGGCATTCGGAGCAAATCTTAACTAG
- the cysS gene encoding cysteine--tRNA ligase, giving the protein MKVYNTLSRQKEDFKPIDDKEVRIYSCGPTVYNYAHIGNLRTYVFMDILRRVLEYNGYSLKHVMNITDVGHLVSDEDEGEDKMVKGAREQKKTPWEIAEYYTNVFMKDIKALNIQVPEIVPKATEHIPEMLEFVHGLVDKGYGYETSDGIYFDIQKFEGYGKLSRANLEDQIAGARVEVNEEKRHPADFAIWKKAPKEHIMQWPSQWGMGYPGWHIECSAMGRKYLGDTFDIHTGGVDHIPVHHENEIAQSEALLGKPAVNYWMHGEFMMVNNGKMSKSLGNTYTIEDLKEKGYDPLAFRYMCLNAHYRNKLNFTWDVMQSAQVSYDRFVEGVLSHKDGNEKIDSAVVKEFLSDFEDAINDDLNIPKALGVAWNAIRYGKKSQEIYDLLTKMNKIFGFNLEKKKGGTGEIEVSPEVQKLLEERQEARAQKNWKRSDEIRDELKAMGYAVEDTANGPKLKLL; this is encoded by the coding sequence ATGAAGGTATACAATACACTTTCAAGGCAGAAAGAAGATTTCAAGCCTATTGACGATAAAGAGGTACGTATATATTCCTGCGGGCCTACAGTTTATAATTATGCTCATATTGGGAACCTTCGCACATATGTATTTATGGATATACTAAGGAGGGTTCTGGAATATAACGGATACAGCCTTAAACATGTTATGAATATTACAGACGTAGGACATCTTGTTTCAGATGAAGACGAGGGCGAGGATAAAATGGTAAAAGGTGCTCGTGAACAGAAAAAGACACCTTGGGAAATCGCCGAATATTATACTAACGTTTTTATGAAAGATATAAAAGCACTCAATATACAGGTTCCTGAAATTGTGCCAAAGGCAACTGAGCATATTCCGGAAATGCTGGAATTTGTTCATGGACTTGTTGATAAGGGCTATGGATATGAAACTAGCGACGGTATATATTTTGACATACAGAAGTTTGAGGGATACGGAAAGCTCTCAAGGGCAAACCTTGAAGACCAGATTGCAGGAGCAAGAGTCGAGGTAAATGAGGAAAAGCGTCATCCTGCGGACTTTGCCATATGGAAGAAAGCACCAAAGGAACACATTATGCAATGGCCAAGTCAATGGGGAATGGGATACCCTGGATGGCATATTGAGTGTTCTGCAATGGGACGAAAATATCTTGGAGATACCTTTGATATTCATACAGGTGGAGTTGACCACATACCCGTTCATCATGAAAATGAAATTGCTCAGTCTGAAGCGCTTTTGGGGAAACCAGCTGTAAACTACTGGATGCACGGCGAATTCATGATGGTTAACAATGGTAAAATGTCGAAGAGTCTTGGTAATACCTATACTATTGAAGATTTAAAGGAAAAGGGCTATGATCCTTTGGCTTTTAGGTATATGTGTCTGAATGCCCACTACAGAAATAAGCTGAACTTTACATGGGATGTTATGCAGTCGGCGCAGGTTTCTTATGACAGGTTTGTGGAAGGTGTGCTTTCTCACAAAGATGGAAATGAAAAAATCGACAGTGCTGTTGTAAAAGAGTTCCTCAGTGATTTTGAAGATGCAATAAATGATGACTTGAATATTCCAAAAGCTTTGGGAGTAGCTTGGAATGCAATCAGATACGGCAAAAAGTCACAGGAAATATATGACCTTCTTACTAAAATGAACAAAATATTCGGATTTAATCTGGAGAAAAAGAAGGGCGGGACAGGTGAGATAGAAGTAAGTCCAGAGGTCCAGAAACTCCTGGAAGAAAGACAGGAGGCCAGAGCTCAAAAGAACTGGAAACGTTCAGATGAGATAAGAGACGAATTAAAGGCTATGGGGTACGCAGTAGAAGATACTGCAAATGGGCCTAAATTAAAGCTTTTGTAA
- the epsC gene encoding serine O-acetyltransferase EpsC, which yields MKKGLMYDARSIASRDPAAKSTLEVILLYPGFHALVYHRIAHWFYKKKRFFIARFISQFARHFTGIEIHPGAKIGSGLFIDHGMGVVIGESAEIGDNCTIYHGVTLGGTGKDKGRKRHPTVGNNVLIGAGAKVLGPFKIGDNSTIGANTFVSFEVEPFSTVVGVKGRTVKKAGKRVDNPSESLDQIHMPDPLSQEICKLANRLQHLENMICDIGRASSENSQPLNKKNENNTINK from the coding sequence ATGAAAAAAGGTCTGATGTATGATGCAAGATCAATAGCTAGTCGTGACCCTGCTGCAAAGAGTACGCTGGAGGTCATTTTGTTGTATCCAGGTTTTCACGCTCTGGTATATCACAGGATAGCTCATTGGTTTTATAAAAAGAAGAGGTTTTTTATAGCAAGGTTTATATCACAATTTGCTAGACATTTTACAGGGATAGAGATACATCCGGGTGCAAAAATAGGCAGCGGATTGTTTATAGATCACGGAATGGGTGTCGTTATAGGAGAGTCAGCCGAAATAGGAGACAACTGTACTATATACCACGGTGTTACCCTTGGAGGAACAGGGAAGGACAAGGGGAGAAAACGTCATCCTACAGTTGGGAATAATGTTCTTATTGGAGCAGGAGCCAAGGTTTTAGGACCCTTCAAAATCGGAGATAATTCAACTATAGGAGCAAATACTTTTGTTTCCTTTGAAGTTGAGCCATTTTCTACAGTGGTAGGAGTAAAAGGGAGAACCGTTAAAAAGGCAGGTAAGAGAGTTGATAATCCGTCGGAGTCTCTAGATCAGATACATATGCCGGATCCCTTGTCACAGGAGATTTGTAAACTTGCAAATCGTCTGCAACATCTTGAAAATATGATATGTGACATTGGAAGGGCGTCGAGTGAGAATTCTCAGCCCTTGAATAAAAAGAATGAAAATAATACAATTAATAAATAG
- a CDS encoding DUF3343 domain-containing protein, translated as MKCIAILESGNYVYKLNSELEKKGYDFEVISTPCSIAKGGCGLCLKFPEEYLGVIKAEAARINTPIKEVYRVISGFSKNKYERLY; from the coding sequence ATGAAGTGTATTGCAATATTAGAATCTGGTAATTATGTTTATAAACTGAATTCTGAACTTGAAAAAAAAGGATATGATTTTGAAGTTATATCTACTCCTTGCAGCATTGCTAAGGGAGGATGTGGACTTTGCCTTAAATTCCCAGAAGAATATTTAGGAGTGATAAAGGCGGAAGCCGCTCGTATCAACACTCCTATAAAGGAAGTATACAGAGTTATTTCGGGGTTCTCAAAGAATAAGTATGAAAGATTATATTAG